One Curtobacterium sp. MCLR17_007 DNA window includes the following coding sequences:
- a CDS encoding GNAT family N-acetyltransferase, with the protein MTLSVESITSWSDPDVADVAALVRSLGHTADDAAMRERLERLTPEAGHHTWLVRGDDGRAVAVAGAQVTWAYASDEPTAQLLLLVVDPAVRRSGTGSALLGTFEEWAAEQGARQLSAVSAAATDSAHRFYQKRGYHDAGVRYTRIA; encoded by the coding sequence ATGACCCTCTCCGTCGAGTCGATCACCAGCTGGTCCGACCCGGACGTCGCCGACGTCGCCGCCCTCGTCCGCTCCCTCGGCCACACCGCCGACGACGCCGCGATGCGGGAACGTCTGGAACGCCTGACGCCCGAGGCCGGCCACCACACGTGGTTGGTCCGTGGCGACGACGGTCGCGCGGTCGCGGTCGCCGGCGCCCAGGTCACCTGGGCGTACGCGTCGGACGAGCCCACCGCGCAGCTGCTGCTCCTGGTGGTCGACCCGGCGGTCCGTCGGTCGGGCACGGGTTCGGCGCTGCTCGGGACCTTCGAGGAGTGGGCGGCCGAACAGGGCGCGCGACAGCTGTCCGCCGTCAGCGCCGCTGCGACCGACAGCGCGCACCGGTTCTACCAGAAGCGCGGGTACCACGACGCCGGTGTGCGCTACACGAGGATCGCGTAG
- a CDS encoding zf-HC2 domain-containing protein has translation MSGCDCSKAKAELEEFLHDELCREDAADIREHMADCPDCETEHRVGVVLMETVKRACRETAPDQLRTEILTRIRAEQSTH, from the coding sequence ATGAGCGGCTGCGACTGCTCCAAGGCGAAGGCGGAGCTCGAGGAGTTCCTGCACGACGAGCTCTGCCGCGAGGACGCGGCGGACATCCGTGAGCACATGGCGGACTGCCCGGACTGCGAGACCGAGCACCGCGTGGGCGTCGTGCTGATGGAGACCGTCAAGCGTGCCTGCCGAGAGACAGCTCCCGACCAGCTCCGCACCGAGATCCTGACCCGGATCCGCGCCGAGCAGTCCACGCACTGA